One part of the Streptomyces nigra genome encodes these proteins:
- a CDS encoding acetyl-CoA C-acetyltransferase: protein MPEAVIVSTARSPIGRAFKGSLKDLRPDDLTATIIQAALAKVPELDPRDIDDLMLGCGLPGGEQGNNLGRIVAVQMGMDHLPGCTITRYCSSSLQTSRMALHAIKAGEGDVFISAGVEMVSRFTKGNSDSLPDTHNPFFAEAEARTAEVAQQEGTTWHDPREDGLVPDAYIAMGQTAENLARWKGVTRQDMDEFGVRSQNLAEEAIKNGFWEREITPVTLPDGTVVGKDDGPRAGVTLEGVQGLKPVFRPDGLVTAANCCPLNDGAAALVIMSDTKARELGLTPLARIVSTGVSGLSPEIMGLGPVEASQQALRRAGLTIDDIDLVEINEAFAAQVIPSYRDLGIPLEKLNVNGGAIAVGHPFGMTGARITGTLINSLQFHDKQFGLETMCVGGGQGMAMVIERLS from the coding sequence ATGCCCGAAGCCGTCATCGTCTCGACCGCCCGCTCCCCCATCGGCCGCGCCTTCAAGGGCTCCCTGAAGGACCTCCGTCCCGACGACCTCACCGCCACGATCATCCAGGCCGCCCTCGCCAAGGTGCCCGAGCTGGACCCGCGCGACATCGACGACCTGATGCTCGGCTGCGGTCTGCCCGGCGGCGAGCAGGGCAACAACCTCGGCCGGATCGTCGCCGTCCAGATGGGGATGGACCACCTCCCGGGCTGCACGATCACCCGTTACTGTTCCTCGTCGCTGCAGACCTCGCGCATGGCGCTGCACGCCATCAAGGCCGGCGAGGGCGACGTCTTCATCTCGGCCGGTGTCGAGATGGTCTCCCGCTTCACCAAGGGCAACTCCGACTCCCTGCCGGACACGCACAACCCGTTCTTCGCCGAGGCCGAGGCCCGCACCGCCGAGGTCGCCCAGCAGGAGGGCACCACCTGGCACGACCCGCGCGAGGACGGCCTGGTGCCGGACGCCTACATCGCGATGGGCCAGACCGCCGAGAACCTCGCCCGCTGGAAGGGCGTCACCCGCCAGGACATGGACGAGTTCGGCGTCCGCTCGCAGAACCTCGCCGAGGAAGCCATCAAGAACGGCTTCTGGGAGCGCGAGATCACCCCGGTGACCCTCCCCGACGGCACCGTGGTCGGCAAGGACGACGGCCCGCGCGCCGGCGTCACCCTGGAGGGCGTGCAGGGCCTCAAGCCCGTCTTCCGCCCCGACGGCCTCGTCACCGCCGCCAACTGCTGCCCGCTGAACGACGGCGCCGCCGCGCTCGTCATCATGAGCGACACCAAGGCCCGCGAGCTGGGCCTGACCCCGCTCGCCCGCATCGTCTCCACCGGTGTCTCGGGCCTGTCCCCCGAGATCATGGGCCTCGGCCCGGTCGAGGCGTCCCAGCAGGCGCTGCGCCGCGCCGGCCTGACCATCGACGACATCGACCTGGTCGAGATCAACGAGGCGTTCGCCGCGCAGGTGATCCCCTCCTACCGCGACCTGGGCATCCCGCTGGAGAAGCTGAACGTCAACGGCGGCGCCATCGCGGTCGGCCACCCCTTCGGCATGACCGGCGCGCGCATCACCGGCACGCTGATCAACTCCCTGCAGTTCCACGACAAGCAGTTCGGTCTGGAGACGATGTGCGTGGGCGGTGGCCAGGGCATGGCCATGGTCATCGAGCGCCTCAGCTGA
- a CDS encoding DUF4287 domain-containing protein codes for MSQVFSEETHRNLLARIPHCTGREVSDWLRAVEEGPALFNFEEKVSWLRHEHNLAYGHAKAIIHEYDLRRAARNLL; via the coding sequence ATGTCCCAAGTCTTCTCCGAGGAGACCCATCGCAACCTGCTCGCCCGTATCCCCCATTGCACCGGTCGTGAAGTGTCCGACTGGCTCCGCGCCGTCGAGGAGGGCCCGGCCCTCTTCAACTTCGAGGAGAAGGTCAGCTGGCTCCGCCACGAGCACAACCTCGCGTACGGCCACGCGAAAGCGATCATCCACGAGTACGACCTGAGGAGGGCCGCGCGCAACCTGCTCTGA
- a CDS encoding Bax inhibitor-1/YccA family protein, translating to MRSSNPVFSRRGFSRDNGYAGFNAAPQAGGAAVGTQGNPYAQPQAGNPYAQNPYAQQDLQYGAPQAPATADRMTMDDVLMRTGTTLGVLIVTAALAWATLPVDDANISRSYGIAIGAGLIGMVLGLVQSFKRKASPALILAYAAFEGVFLGVVSSVVDNRIASGAAMQAVLGTMAVFAAVLVAYKAGWIRVNRRFVGFVMAAALGFIALMAINLLFAVFGGGDGLGFRSGPLGILFGVIGILLGACFLALDFKQVEDGIAYGAPREESWLAAFGLTLTLVWIYLEFLRIIAILNSND from the coding sequence ATGAGGAGCAGCAACCCGGTCTTCTCGCGACGGGGGTTCAGCCGCGACAACGGCTACGCGGGCTTCAACGCCGCGCCGCAGGCCGGGGGCGCCGCTGTCGGCACGCAGGGCAACCCCTACGCCCAGCCGCAGGCCGGCAACCCGTACGCGCAGAACCCTTACGCCCAGCAGGACCTTCAGTACGGGGCGCCGCAGGCCCCGGCCACCGCCGACCGCATGACGATGGACGACGTCCTCATGCGCACCGGCACCACGCTCGGCGTGCTGATCGTCACGGCGGCCCTCGCCTGGGCGACGCTGCCCGTCGACGACGCGAACATCAGCCGTTCCTACGGCATCGCCATCGGCGCCGGCCTCATCGGCATGGTGCTGGGGCTCGTCCAGTCCTTCAAGCGCAAGGCCTCGCCCGCGCTGATCCTGGCGTACGCCGCGTTCGAGGGTGTCTTCCTCGGCGTCGTCTCCAGCGTCGTGGACAACCGCATCGCGAGCGGTGCGGCCATGCAGGCGGTGCTCGGCACCATGGCGGTCTTCGCCGCGGTCCTGGTGGCCTACAAGGCCGGCTGGATCCGGGTGAACCGGCGCTTCGTCGGCTTCGTGATGGCGGCCGCCCTCGGCTTCATCGCGCTGATGGCGATCAACCTGCTGTTCGCGGTGTTCGGCGGCGGTGACGGCCTCGGCTTCCGCAGCGGCCCGCTCGGCATCCTCTTCGGCGTCATCGGCATCCTGCTCGGCGCCTGCTTCCTCGCCCTGGACTTCAAGCAGGTCGAGGACGGCATCGCCTACGGCGCGCCGCGCGAGGAGTCCTGGCTGGCGGCCTTCGGCCTGACGCTGACGCTGGTCTGGATCTACTTGGAGTTCCTGCGGATCATCGCGATCCTCAACAGCAACGACTAG
- a CDS encoding ABC transporter ATP-binding protein — protein MTTASIAGRATAVAARATDLSKIYGQGETQVVALDRVSVEFRQAEFTAIMGPSGSGKSTLMHCVAGLDTFSSGSVRIGDTELGALKDKQLTQLRRDKIGFIFQAFNLLPTLTALENITLPMDIAGRKPDKQWLDKVIGMVGLADRLKHRPAQLSGGQQQRVAVARALASKPEIIFGDEPTGNLDSRSGAEVLGFLRNSVREMGQTVVMVTHDPVAASYADRVVFLADGRIVDEMYKPTADNVLDFMKQFDAKGRTS, from the coding sequence GTGACCACCGCATCCATCGCCGGCCGCGCCACCGCCGTGGCCGCACGTGCCACGGATCTGTCGAAGATCTACGGACAGGGCGAGACCCAGGTGGTCGCCCTCGACCGGGTCTCCGTCGAGTTCCGGCAGGCCGAGTTCACCGCGATCATGGGCCCGTCCGGTTCCGGCAAGTCGACGCTGATGCACTGCGTGGCGGGCCTCGACACCTTCTCCTCCGGATCGGTGCGCATCGGCGACACCGAGCTGGGCGCCCTGAAGGACAAGCAGCTCACCCAGCTGCGCCGGGACAAGATCGGCTTCATCTTCCAGGCGTTCAACCTGCTGCCGACGCTCACGGCGCTGGAGAACATCACGCTCCCGATGGACATCGCGGGCCGCAAGCCCGACAAGCAGTGGCTGGACAAGGTGATCGGCATGGTCGGCCTCGCCGACCGGCTCAAGCACCGCCCCGCCCAGCTCTCCGGCGGCCAGCAGCAGCGTGTGGCCGTGGCCCGCGCCCTCGCCTCCAAGCCGGAGATCATCTTCGGTGACGAGCCGACCGGCAACCTGGACTCGCGCTCCGGCGCCGAGGTGCTCGGCTTCCTGCGCAACTCGGTGCGGGAGATGGGGCAGACGGTCGTCATGGTGACCCACGACCCGGTCGCCGCCTCCTACGCGGACCGCGTGGTGTTCCTCGCCGACGGCCGGATCGTCGACGAGATGTACAAGCCCACCGCGGACAACGTGCTGGACTTCATGAAGCAGTTCGACGCGAAGGGCCGCACCTCCTGA
- a CDS encoding ABC transporter permease, with amino-acid sequence MFRTALRNVLAHKARLLMTVLAVMLGVAFVSGTLVFADTLSNAFRNQSAKSYDDVAVAVTSYASTDDPEQEPGLSRKTLDRIAAVDGVAAARGRVEGFAGVADPDGKLIGVGWSNKGSNFSPGKDGKDAAYTFTEGSGPVKDDQIALDEESAAKGEYEVGDRVRVATNGPVKEYTLSGVFTTEDGAVNAGGSLVLFDTAVAQKQYLKPGYFESVTVTATPGASDAKILAAVKPLLPEHAEARTGQALADEQADDIERGMSNLKQVLLGFAGIALFVGIFLISNTFTMLVAQRTKEIALMRAVGASRRQITRSVLAEAALVGLVASVVGFVLGIGLAVGLRSGMAAFEMKMPDGPLVVTATPVLSALGVGVLITMLAAWLPGRRAAKIPPVAAMNSVHAVATTKSLVLRNSLGAAITSVGAAGIVAGASSGGDDGRMLIGAGAFLALIGVIVLIPLLSRPVIALVRPLLAGPFGVAGKLAGQNAVRNPRRTGATASALAIGLTLVTGLSVLGITVGTAIDKMTTDNIKADYMVSMANGGDLDRSALTALEKAKGVSAVSPQQSVYFKAGDDDFVSVSAVTPGDIEKVLRMDLVSGDLGTLGDGQLAVAEKTARGKGWKPGDSVPVTFGDEKKQTLKVGAVFKDSEFLSPVVVSTDVVGPHETRPYIREIFVKMDGGQTGANEQVLIDALGDNPAITVMDRQDIRDEFGGAINTLLNVMYGLLAMALIIAVLGVVNTLAMSVFERQQEIGMLRAIGLDRRRVKRMVRLEAVVISVFGAVVGIGLGAFLGWAIGETFADQVPGYALVLPWDRIGVFLVLAGLVGVLAAMWPARNAARLNMLNAIKAE; translated from the coding sequence ATGTTCCGCACCGCCCTGCGCAACGTACTGGCGCACAAGGCCCGCCTGCTGATGACCGTCCTCGCCGTGATGCTCGGCGTGGCCTTCGTCTCCGGCACCCTGGTCTTCGCCGACACGCTCTCCAACGCCTTCCGCAACCAGTCGGCGAAGAGCTACGACGACGTCGCCGTCGCCGTCACCTCCTACGCCTCCACGGACGACCCCGAGCAGGAACCCGGACTGTCCCGGAAGACGCTCGACAGGATCGCCGCCGTGGACGGTGTCGCCGCCGCCCGCGGCCGGGTCGAGGGCTTCGCCGGGGTCGCCGACCCCGACGGGAAGCTGATCGGCGTCGGCTGGTCCAACAAGGGCTCCAACTTCTCGCCCGGCAAGGACGGCAAGGACGCCGCGTACACCTTCACCGAGGGCTCCGGCCCGGTGAAGGACGACCAGATCGCCCTGGACGAGGAGTCCGCGGCCAAGGGCGAGTACGAGGTCGGCGACCGGGTGCGCGTCGCGACCAACGGCCCGGTGAAGGAGTACACCCTCAGCGGGGTGTTCACCACCGAGGACGGCGCCGTGAACGCCGGCGGCAGCCTGGTCCTGTTCGACACCGCCGTCGCCCAGAAGCAGTACCTCAAGCCCGGCTACTTCGAGAGCGTCACCGTCACCGCCACCCCCGGCGCGTCCGACGCGAAGATCCTCGCCGCGGTGAAGCCGCTGCTGCCGGAGCACGCCGAGGCCCGTACCGGCCAGGCACTCGCGGACGAGCAGGCCGACGACATCGAGCGCGGCATGAGCAACCTCAAGCAGGTGCTGCTGGGCTTCGCGGGCATCGCCCTGTTCGTCGGGATCTTCCTGATCTCCAACACCTTCACGATGCTGGTCGCCCAGCGCACCAAGGAGATCGCCCTGATGCGGGCCGTCGGCGCGTCCCGCCGGCAGATCACCCGCTCGGTGCTGGCGGAGGCCGCGCTGGTGGGCCTGGTCGCCTCGGTCGTCGGGTTCGTCCTCGGCATCGGGCTCGCGGTCGGGCTGCGCTCCGGCATGGCCGCGTTCGAGATGAAGATGCCGGACGGCCCGCTGGTCGTGACCGCCACCCCGGTGCTCTCCGCGCTCGGCGTGGGCGTGCTGATCACGATGCTCGCCGCCTGGCTGCCCGGCCGCCGGGCCGCGAAGATCCCGCCGGTGGCCGCCATGAACAGCGTCCACGCGGTGGCCACCACCAAGTCGCTGGTGCTGCGCAACTCGCTGGGCGCGGCCATCACCTCCGTCGGTGCCGCCGGTATCGTCGCGGGCGCCTCCTCGGGTGGCGACGACGGCCGGATGCTCATCGGGGCGGGCGCGTTCCTCGCGCTGATCGGTGTGATCGTCCTGATCCCGCTGCTGTCGCGGCCCGTGATCGCCCTCGTCCGTCCGCTGCTCGCCGGTCCGTTCGGTGTGGCCGGCAAGCTGGCCGGGCAGAACGCGGTCCGCAACCCGCGCCGCACCGGCGCCACCGCCTCGGCGCTGGCGATCGGGCTGACGCTGGTGACCGGTCTGTCGGTGCTCGGTATCACGGTCGGCACCGCCATCGACAAGATGACCACGGACAACATCAAGGCCGACTACATGGTCTCGATGGCGAACGGCGGCGACCTCGACCGGTCCGCGCTGACCGCGCTGGAGAAGGCCAAGGGCGTCTCGGCGGTCTCGCCCCAGCAGAGCGTCTACTTCAAGGCCGGTGACGACGACTTCGTCTCCGTCTCGGCGGTCACGCCGGGCGACATCGAGAAGGTCCTGCGGATGGACCTGGTCAGCGGTGACCTCGGCACCCTCGGCGACGGGCAGCTCGCCGTCGCCGAGAAGACGGCCCGCGGCAAGGGCTGGAAGCCCGGCGACAGCGTCCCCGTCACCTTCGGCGACGAGAAGAAGCAGACCCTCAAGGTCGGCGCCGTCTTCAAGGACAGCGAGTTCCTCTCCCCCGTCGTCGTCTCCACGGACGTCGTCGGCCCGCACGAGACCCGGCCGTACATCCGGGAGATCTTCGTGAAGATGGACGGCGGGCAGACCGGCGCCAACGAGCAGGTCCTCATCGACGCGCTCGGCGACAACCCCGCGATCACGGTCATGGACCGGCAGGACATCCGCGACGAGTTCGGCGGCGCCATCAACACCCTGCTGAACGTCATGTACGGCCTGCTGGCGATGGCGCTGATCATCGCGGTGCTGGGTGTCGTCAACACCCTGGCGATGTCGGTGTTCGAGCGGCAGCAGGAGATCGGCATGCTCCGCGCGATCGGTCTCGACCGGCGCCGGGTGAAGCGGATGGTGCGTCTTGAGGCCGTCGTCATCTCGGTGTTCGGCGCGGTGGTCGGCATCGGTCTCGGCGCGTTCCTCGGCTGGGCGATCGGCGAGACCTTCGCGGACCAGGTGCCGGGGTACGCCCTGGTCCTGCCCTGGGACCGGATCGGCGTCTTCCTCGTCCTGGCCGGTCTTGTCGGCGTCCTGGCCGCGATGTGGCCGGCCCGCAACGCGGCCCGCCTGAACATGCTGAACGCGATCAAGGCCGAGTAG
- a CDS encoding SAM-dependent methyltransferase, whose protein sequence is MADAALRLQVLLEQLLGTPLPVRIRAWDGSRSGPPGAPVLVVRNRRAVRRLLYRPGELGLARAWVAGDLDIEGDLYTALDLLAGLVWERGEDARGTLEILRDPEARAAVAGLVRLGGLPLPPAPPPEEVRRPRHRHTKRTDRRAISHHYDVGNDFYELVLGPSMVYSCAYWQAPPPEGTLEDAQRDKLDLVCRKLGLRAGMRLLDVGCGWGSMALHAAREYGVEVVGITLSQEQAAYARKRVADEGLTDKVEIRVQDYRDVSDGPYDAISSIGMAEHVGAERYLEYADVLFRLLKPGGRLLNHQIGRRPQRDESSYQVDEFIDAYVFPDGELQPIGVTVAQLERAGFEVRDVEALREHYALTLRRWVANLEDRWDRAVKLTGPGRARVWRLYMAASALAFERNRIGVNQVLAVRTPDSGESGMPLRARVWGG, encoded by the coding sequence ATGGCTGACGCCGCGCTGCGGCTGCAGGTCCTTCTGGAACAACTGCTGGGAACGCCCCTCCCGGTGCGCATCCGCGCCTGGGACGGCTCCCGGTCCGGGCCGCCGGGAGCCCCGGTGCTCGTCGTCCGCAACCGCCGCGCCGTGCGCCGACTGCTCTACCGGCCCGGCGAACTCGGCCTGGCCCGCGCCTGGGTGGCCGGGGATCTGGACATCGAGGGCGACCTCTACACGGCCCTCGACCTGCTCGCCGGGCTGGTCTGGGAGCGCGGCGAGGACGCCCGCGGCACGCTGGAGATCCTGCGCGACCCCGAGGCGCGCGCCGCCGTCGCGGGACTGGTGCGGCTCGGCGGACTGCCGCTGCCGCCCGCGCCCCCGCCGGAGGAGGTGCGCCGGCCCCGGCACCGGCACACCAAGCGCACCGACCGGCGGGCCATCAGCCACCACTACGACGTGGGCAACGACTTCTACGAACTCGTGCTCGGCCCGTCCATGGTGTACTCCTGCGCCTACTGGCAGGCCCCGCCCCCCGAGGGCACCCTCGAGGACGCCCAGCGCGACAAGCTCGACCTGGTCTGCCGCAAGCTGGGGCTGAGAGCCGGGATGCGGCTCCTCGACGTCGGCTGCGGCTGGGGCTCGATGGCCCTCCACGCCGCCCGCGAGTACGGCGTGGAGGTCGTCGGCATCACCCTCTCCCAGGAGCAGGCGGCGTACGCCCGCAAGCGGGTCGCCGACGAAGGGCTGACCGACAAGGTGGAGATCCGCGTCCAGGACTACCGGGACGTCTCCGACGGCCCCTACGACGCCATCTCCTCCATCGGCATGGCCGAACACGTCGGCGCCGAGCGGTACCTGGAGTACGCGGACGTCCTGTTCCGGCTCCTCAAGCCCGGCGGACGGCTGCTCAACCACCAGATCGGCCGCCGCCCGCAGCGCGACGAATCCTCGTACCAGGTCGACGAGTTCATCGACGCCTACGTCTTCCCCGACGGGGAGCTCCAGCCGATCGGCGTGACCGTCGCGCAGCTGGAGCGCGCCGGGTTCGAGGTGCGGGACGTGGAGGCGCTGCGGGAACACTACGCCCTGACGCTGCGCCGCTGGGTCGCCAACCTGGAGGACCGGTGGGACCGGGCGGTGAAGCTGACCGGGCCGGGGCGCGCCCGGGTCTGGCGGCTCTACATGGCGGCCTCGGCGCTGGCGTTCGAGCGCAACCGCATCGGCGTCAACCAGGTGCTGGCGGTGCGCACCCCCGACTCCGGCGAGTCCGGGATGCCGCTGCGCGCCCGCGTCTGGGGCGGCTGA
- a CDS encoding NAD(P)/FAD-dependent oxidoreductase, with amino-acid sequence MSTTERPRILVVGGGYVGLYAARRILKKMRYGEATVTVVDPRSYMTYQPFLPETAAGSISPRHVVVPLRRVLPKAEVLTGRVTTIDQDRKVATIAPLVGEAYELPFDYLVIAMGAVSRTFPIPGLAEQGIGMKGIEEAIGLRNHVLEQLDKADSTTDEEIRRKALTFVFVGGGFAGAETIGEVEDMARDAAKYYSSVKREDMRFILVDAADKILPEVGPKLGQYGKEHLEARGVEVYLSTSMDSCVDGHVVLKNGLEVDSNTIVWTAGVKPNPALSRFGLPLGPRGHVDCEPTLQVAGTDYIWAAGDNAQVPDLVGRKAGNPNAWCPPNAQHALRQAKVLGDNVISGMRGFPQKEYSHANKGAVAGLGLHKGVAMIVMGKMKIKLKGRLAWYMHRGYHGMAMPTFNRKIRVFADWTLGMFLKREVVSLGALETPREEFYEAAKPAPVPAASAADKGEKAKAS; translated from the coding sequence ATGAGCACCACGGAGCGTCCCAGGATCCTCGTAGTAGGCGGTGGGTACGTAGGCCTGTACGCAGCTCGGCGCATTCTCAAGAAGATGCGCTACGGCGAGGCGACCGTCACGGTCGTCGACCCCCGGTCGTACATGACCTACCAGCCCTTCCTCCCCGAAACCGCCGCCGGCAGCATCTCCCCGCGCCACGTCGTCGTCCCGCTGCGACGCGTGTTGCCGAAGGCGGAGGTCCTCACCGGCCGGGTCACCACCATCGACCAGGACCGCAAGGTCGCCACGATCGCCCCCCTCGTGGGCGAGGCGTACGAGCTGCCGTTCGACTACCTGGTCATCGCGATGGGCGCGGTCTCCCGCACCTTCCCGATCCCCGGCCTCGCCGAGCAGGGCATCGGCATGAAGGGCATCGAGGAGGCCATCGGCCTGCGCAACCACGTCCTCGAGCAGCTGGACAAGGCCGACTCCACCACGGACGAGGAGATCCGCCGCAAGGCGCTCACCTTCGTGTTCGTCGGCGGCGGCTTCGCCGGTGCCGAGACCATCGGTGAGGTCGAGGACATGGCCCGCGACGCGGCCAAGTACTACTCCAGCGTCAAGCGCGAGGACATGCGGTTCATCCTCGTCGACGCCGCCGACAAGATCCTCCCCGAGGTCGGCCCCAAGCTCGGCCAGTACGGCAAGGAGCACCTGGAGGCCCGCGGGGTCGAGGTCTACCTCTCCACCTCCATGGACTCCTGCGTCGACGGTCACGTCGTGCTGAAGAACGGGCTCGAGGTCGACTCCAACACGATCGTCTGGACGGCCGGCGTCAAGCCCAACCCGGCGCTCTCCCGCTTCGGTCTGCCCCTCGGCCCGCGCGGCCACGTCGACTGCGAGCCGACCCTCCAGGTCGCCGGCACCGACTACATCTGGGCCGCCGGCGACAACGCCCAGGTCCCGGACCTCGTCGGCCGCAAGGCCGGCAACCCCAACGCCTGGTGCCCGCCGAACGCCCAGCACGCGCTGCGCCAGGCCAAGGTCCTCGGCGACAACGTCATCTCCGGTATGCGGGGCTTCCCGCAGAAGGAGTACAGCCACGCCAACAAGGGCGCGGTCGCGGGCCTCGGCCTGCACAAGGGCGTGGCGATGATCGTCATGGGCAAGATGAAGATCAAGCTCAAGGGACGTCTCGCCTGGTACATGCACCGTGGCTACCACGGCATGGCGATGCCGACGTTCAACCGCAAGATCCGCGTCTTCGCCGACTGGACCCTCGGCATGTTCCTCAAGCGCGAGGTCGTGTCCCTCGGCGCCCTGGAGACTCCGCGCGAGGAGTTCTACGAGGCCGCCAAGCCCGCTCCGGTGCCCGCCGCGAGCGCCGCCGACAAGGGCGAGAAGGCCAAGGCCTCCTGA
- a CDS encoding type II toxin-antitoxin system Phd/YefM family antitoxin — MTEHTVSVREARTHLADHINRAEEGVPTVITRNGTPVAAVVPISDFEALEEAADVMLAREAEAVLAEGGSTVTMAELLADLFSERDGEAA; from the coding sequence ATGACTGAGCACACCGTTTCCGTACGGGAAGCCCGCACACACCTCGCCGACCACATCAACCGGGCCGAGGAAGGCGTCCCGACCGTCATCACGCGCAATGGCACCCCGGTGGCAGCCGTGGTGCCGATCTCGGACTTCGAAGCGTTGGAGGAAGCTGCCGATGTGATGCTGGCGCGCGAGGCCGAAGCGGTGCTGGCAGAGGGCGGCTCCACCGTGACCATGGCGGAACTGCTGGCGGACCTGTTCAGCGAGCGGGACGGCGAGGCGGCGTGA
- a CDS encoding type II toxin-antitoxin system RelE family toxin has protein sequence MKYAFRFTTAAQRQLRAISRPDAMRILTALTALGDDPYRQDTHVKKLTGPSGLYRLRVGSYRIAYQINDGELVILVVKVGDRRDVYRNL, from the coding sequence GTGAAGTACGCCTTCCGGTTCACCACAGCGGCGCAGCGGCAGCTCCGGGCCATCAGCCGACCCGACGCCATGCGCATCCTGACCGCACTGACCGCGCTCGGTGACGACCCGTACCGCCAGGACACCCACGTCAAGAAGCTCACCGGCCCGTCCGGTCTCTACCGACTCCGGGTCGGAAGCTACCGGATCGCCTACCAGATCAACGACGGTGAACTCGTCATCCTGGTCGTCAAGGTGGGCGACCGGCGGGACGTCTACCGCAACCTGTGA
- a CDS encoding Ppx/GppA phosphatase family protein, with the protein MTRVAAVDCGTNSIRLLVADVHPDTGELVELDRRMTIVRLGQGVDRTGRLAPEALERTFAACREYASVIEEHGAERVRFVATSASRDAENRDDFVRGVVDILGVEPEVVTGDQEAEFSFTGATRELTGRADLKRPYLVVDIGGGSTEFVVGEEHVRAARSVDVGCVRMTERHLVRDGVVSDPPSAAQVVAIRADIEAALDLAEETVPLREARTLVGLAGSVTTVSAIAQDLPEYDSGRIHHSRITLDRVREITEWLLRSTHAERAAVPSMHPGRVDVIGAGALVLLAIMERVGADEVVVSEHDILDGIAWSCASEAR; encoded by the coding sequence ATGACCCGGGTCGCGGCCGTCGACTGCGGCACGAACTCCATCCGGCTCCTCGTGGCGGACGTGCACCCGGACACCGGTGAACTCGTCGAGCTGGACCGGCGGATGACGATCGTGCGGCTCGGCCAGGGCGTCGACCGCACGGGCCGGCTGGCGCCCGAGGCGCTGGAGCGCACCTTCGCCGCCTGCCGCGAGTACGCCTCCGTCATCGAGGAGCACGGCGCCGAGCGGGTCCGCTTCGTCGCCACCTCCGCCTCCCGGGACGCCGAGAACCGCGACGACTTCGTCCGCGGTGTCGTGGACATCCTGGGCGTCGAGCCCGAGGTCGTCACCGGCGACCAGGAGGCAGAGTTCTCCTTCACCGGTGCGACCCGCGAACTGACCGGGCGGGCCGACCTGAAGCGGCCGTACCTCGTCGTGGACATCGGCGGCGGCTCGACCGAGTTCGTCGTCGGCGAGGAGCATGTGCGCGCCGCGCGCTCCGTGGACGTGGGCTGCGTCCGGATGACGGAGCGTCATCTGGTCCGGGACGGCGTGGTCTCCGACCCGCCCTCCGCCGCGCAGGTCGTGGCCATACGGGCCGACATCGAGGCGGCCCTGGACCTCGCCGAGGAGACGGTGCCGCTGCGCGAGGCGAGGACGCTGGTCGGGCTGGCCGGTTCGGTCACCACGGTGTCGGCGATCGCCCAGGACCTGCCGGAGTACGACTCGGGGCGTATCCACCACTCCCGGATCACCCTGGACCGGGTCCGCGAGATCACCGAGTGGCTGCTGCGCTCCACGCACGCGGAGCGGGCGGCCGTGCCCTCCATGCACCCGGGCCGGGTCGACGTCATCGGGGCGGGCGCCCTGGTCCTCCTGGCGATCATGGAGCGCGTCGGCGCCGACGAGGTCGTGGTCAGCGAGCACGACATCCTGGACGGCATCGCTTGGAGTTGCGCCTCCGAGGCGCGTTAG
- a CDS encoding DUF501 domain-containing protein, which translates to METPPPPTPRTEPTDADVEAFKQQLGRPPRGLRAIAHRCPCGQPDVVETAPRLPDGTPFPTLYYLTCPKASSAIGTLEANGVMKEMTARLESDPELAAAYRAAHEDYIRRRDEIEELTGFPSAGGMPDRVKCLHVLVAHSLAAGPGVNPLGDEALAMLPEWWRKGACVTLPAEEDR; encoded by the coding sequence ATGGAAACGCCCCCGCCGCCCACCCCGCGCACCGAGCCCACCGACGCGGACGTCGAGGCCTTCAAGCAGCAGCTCGGCCGCCCCCCGCGCGGGCTGCGCGCGATCGCCCACCGGTGCCCCTGCGGCCAGCCGGACGTGGTCGAGACGGCCCCCCGCCTGCCCGACGGCACACCCTTCCCGACGCTGTACTACCTGACCTGCCCGAAGGCGTCGTCGGCGATCGGCACGCTCGAGGCCAACGGCGTGATGAAGGAGATGACGGCGCGGCTGGAGAGCGACCCCGAACTGGCCGCCGCCTACCGCGCGGCGCACGAGGACTACATCCGGCGCCGGGACGAGATCGAGGAGCTGACGGGCTTCCCCAGCGCGGGCGGCATGCCCGACCGGGTGAAGTGCCTGCATGTGCTGGTCGCGCACTCGCTGGCCGCCGGACCCGGTGTCAACCCGCTGGGCGACGAGGCGCTGGCGATGCTGCCGGAGTGGTGGCGCAAGGGCGCGTGCGTGACGCTGCCCGCCGAGGAGGACCGATGA